One Longimicrobiales bacterium DNA segment encodes these proteins:
- a CDS encoding gamma-glutamyltransferase family protein: MLDLRPVLLTVCLVSVGACAPAATLQNPSPAATATHVVAPADALKRVEARHGAVASANALASEAGVEILQGGGNAVDAAIATAFAIGVVEPQMSGLGGSGSMLIWQQGEQQPYYLDFYAMQNAASFRGRTGDIEGPDLRIVGIPGEVPGLLEAHRRFGSLPLAQVLAPAIRIAENGFPIGQILAQFIRSDSAKLHRFADGRDQMWPGGEALSPGDIYRNPALAATLRAIATRGRAGFDEGEAGRGIVAVLNAAGHPATLQDLSSFEPQWKRPLCTTYDGRVVLSAPPPQTGAQLLHTLKLLEPFDMAALGLPTQSARAFDVMVSALRVAQADNRGNDDPRWSAVPAAGRVSEAFAVQRRALVGTGSAPATITAMDARAHESAQPAAACAALRPWPIDAPRPPQSGDAGETPPVPSFDEDTQMPATSAADVETTAAATGETTHLSVVDANGNAVALTQTNSTIFGSGAWVAGFFLNDSGFRFRTEETTTGGSSSWRTRTSTIAPTIVVENGRVRLVTGAPGSGRIPTEIAQTMVYVLDYGMDPIDALRMPRIYPSPANPRVQLEHGFPPDLLADIRRMGYDPASESGSYARLYMIVRSGDRWIAVSDPRHDGQPRGY; the protein is encoded by the coding sequence ATGCTGGACCTGCGTCCCGTTCTGCTGACTGTCTGTCTCGTGAGCGTGGGAGCGTGTGCTCCTGCGGCCACGCTCCAGAACCCTTCTCCCGCTGCCACCGCGACGCATGTCGTGGCGCCGGCCGATGCGCTCAAGCGTGTCGAGGCGCGCCATGGCGCCGTCGCATCCGCAAACGCGCTCGCGAGTGAGGCCGGTGTGGAGATCCTGCAAGGCGGGGGTAACGCCGTAGATGCGGCCATCGCGACCGCGTTCGCGATCGGTGTCGTCGAGCCGCAGATGTCCGGCCTCGGCGGGAGCGGCTCGATGCTGATCTGGCAGCAGGGTGAGCAGCAGCCGTATTACCTCGACTTCTACGCGATGCAGAACGCGGCGTCGTTCCGTGGGCGGACGGGTGACATCGAGGGACCCGACCTGCGCATCGTCGGCATACCCGGCGAGGTGCCCGGGCTGCTGGAGGCGCACCGGCGCTTCGGCTCGCTGCCGCTCGCGCAGGTGCTCGCACCCGCCATACGGATCGCCGAGAACGGGTTTCCCATCGGTCAGATCCTGGCGCAGTTCATCCGCTCCGATTCCGCAAAGCTGCACCGGTTCGCTGACGGCCGCGATCAGATGTGGCCGGGCGGTGAGGCGCTCTCCCCCGGCGACATCTACAGGAACCCCGCGCTCGCAGCGACACTGCGAGCGATCGCGACGCGCGGCCGCGCCGGATTCGATGAAGGCGAAGCCGGCCGCGGGATCGTCGCGGTGCTGAACGCCGCCGGGCACCCCGCGACACTGCAGGATCTGAGCTCGTTCGAACCGCAGTGGAAGCGGCCGTTGTGCACCACATACGACGGCCGCGTGGTACTGTCAGCGCCGCCGCCGCAGACCGGCGCACAGTTGCTGCATACGCTGAAGCTGCTCGAGCCGTTCGACATGGCTGCGCTCGGCCTTCCCACCCAGTCGGCGCGGGCGTTCGATGTCATGGTGTCGGCGCTGCGCGTCGCGCAGGCGGACAATCGCGGCAACGACGACCCGCGCTGGAGCGCAGTGCCCGCTGCCGGCCGCGTGTCGGAGGCTTTCGCCGTGCAACGTCGTGCGCTGGTCGGCACGGGCTCGGCGCCCGCCACCATCACGGCGATGGATGCCCGAGCCCACGAGAGTGCACAGCCCGCCGCTGCATGCGCTGCACTGAGGCCATGGCCCATCGATGCGCCGCGCCCGCCGCAGTCCGGCGATGCAGGCGAGACCCCGCCGGTTCCGTCGTTCGACGAGGACACGCAGATGCCTGCGACGTCTGCCGCGGATGTCGAGACGACGGCAGCCGCGACCGGCGAGACGACGCATCTGTCCGTCGTGGACGCGAATGGCAATGCAGTCGCGCTCACACAGACGAACAGCACCATCTTCGGCTCGGGGGCGTGGGTGGCGGGATTCTTCCTGAACGATTCCGGATTCCGCTTCCGCACGGAGGAGACGACGACCGGAGGCAGCTCCAGCTGGCGGACGCGCACGTCGACGATCGCGCCGACCATCGTAGTCGAGAACGGACGCGTGCGACTCGTCACCGGCGCGCCCGGATCGGGGCGCATCCCGACCGAGATCGCACAGACGATGGTGTATGTGCTCGATTACGGAATGGACCCCATCGACGCGCTCCGCATGCCGCGCATCTATCCGTCGCCCGCCAATCCGCGTGTGCAGCTCGAGCACGGGTTCCCGCCGGACCTGCTCGCGGACATCCGCCGCATGGGATACGACCCCGCGTCGGAGTCAGGCAGCTATGCACGCCTGTACATGATCGTACGCAGCGGCGACCGCTGGATCGCCGTGTCCGACCCGCGCCACGACGGCCAGCCGCGGGGGTACTAG
- a CDS encoding penicillin acylase family protein produces MMMAAPRMRVLTTLAVSLLLAACASVPAPPAGPAPAEQLSALAGQVEIRRTEYGVPHILAENLRAAAFALAYVQLEDHGTGIIEGMNAARGRAALVDGPGRAEADADAHRRLARARAAFDSLHHDTQEIYEGFAAGMNHYIRTHPAEMPAWVRPDYSAHDVLARDIVWPSAAAMRRFRQRLLEHTASTRVGAALPTRYVIADDDGHAGQAEENVGSNAWALAPSRTATGNAILLRNPHLSWTAGYYEAHVRVPDRLDFYGDFRIGGPFTVIGGFNPDLGFATTNNAARSHEFYALPSDRAKPDHYILDGRSVPLERELVTVEARDSTGRHIITTHTFWTTDLGPVVHRDSTGIYIYRSAADGDFRAGEQWLRMMQAASLDEWKTAMRTGARTTSNFTYADRAGNILYVWMSGAPVLPHEPGGDTLAVRASTRDGLWSQRMPFDSLPQLLNPPGGYLHNENDSPHYANLNVIMAHSFRFPVEDPRLRLRSQHAIELLHNQRVFTLEDVVEAKHSMRMLLADRVKDDLLSAVRSTTPQGDVADAAALLEQWDNTASASSRGSVLFETWWDRYVELMRGRDLHAVEWDEAEPVTTPRGLADATRAAEAFAWAVPETARRFGSWDVAWGDVHRVRRGDVDAPVGGCAGALGCFRVLNFTTADDGRRVVNGGDGWVLAVEFDDEPRAYSILAYGQSPDPASPYHDDQAALFASNRMKRVLWSEADIERGTVLRYRPGGELR; encoded by the coding sequence ATGATGATGGCTGCCCCGCGCATGAGGGTTCTTACGACCCTGGCCGTGTCCCTGCTTCTCGCCGCATGCGCGAGCGTGCCGGCTCCGCCGGCCGGTCCTGCGCCAGCCGAACAGCTGAGCGCGCTCGCCGGTCAGGTCGAGATCCGGCGCACGGAGTACGGTGTGCCGCACATCCTGGCCGAGAACCTCCGGGCTGCGGCGTTCGCGCTGGCGTACGTTCAGCTGGAGGATCACGGCACCGGCATCATCGAGGGCATGAACGCTGCCCGCGGCCGCGCGGCACTCGTGGATGGCCCCGGCCGGGCCGAGGCAGATGCCGATGCCCACCGGCGGCTCGCGCGGGCACGCGCCGCGTTCGATTCGCTGCACCACGACACGCAGGAGATATACGAAGGCTTCGCCGCCGGCATGAACCACTATATTCGCACGCATCCCGCAGAGATGCCGGCATGGGTGCGTCCGGATTACTCCGCGCACGACGTGCTCGCCCGCGACATCGTGTGGCCGAGCGCCGCGGCAATGAGGAGGTTCCGGCAGCGGCTGCTGGAGCATACCGCGAGCACCCGCGTGGGTGCGGCACTCCCGACACGCTACGTCATCGCCGACGACGATGGCCACGCCGGTCAGGCGGAGGAGAACGTCGGCTCCAACGCCTGGGCCCTCGCGCCTTCGCGCACCGCCACAGGCAATGCGATCCTGCTGCGTAATCCGCACCTGTCGTGGACCGCCGGATACTACGAGGCGCACGTGCGCGTGCCCGACCGACTGGATTTCTATGGCGACTTCCGCATCGGCGGGCCGTTCACCGTGATCGGGGGATTCAATCCCGATCTCGGCTTCGCGACGACGAACAATGCAGCGCGCAGTCACGAATTCTACGCCCTGCCGAGCGACCGGGCAAAACCGGATCACTATATCCTCGATGGCAGGTCAGTGCCGCTTGAGCGCGAGCTCGTCACCGTCGAAGCGCGCGACAGCACCGGTCGCCACATCATCACGACACACACGTTCTGGACAACGGACCTGGGGCCGGTGGTGCATCGCGATTCCACAGGTATCTACATCTACCGTTCCGCCGCCGACGGCGATTTCCGTGCGGGCGAGCAATGGCTCCGGATGATGCAGGCGGCCAGCCTCGACGAATGGAAGACGGCAATGCGCACGGGCGCACGCACCACGTCCAACTTCACGTATGCGGACCGCGCCGGAAACATCCTGTACGTCTGGATGTCGGGTGCGCCCGTGCTGCCGCACGAACCGGGTGGTGATACACTCGCCGTCCGTGCCTCGACACGTGATGGACTGTGGTCGCAGCGCATGCCGTTCGACTCGCTGCCGCAGCTGCTCAATCCGCCGGGCGGCTACCTCCATAACGAGAATGATTCGCCTCATTATGCGAATCTCAACGTGATCATGGCTCATTCGTTCCGCTTCCCGGTAGAGGACCCGCGCCTCCGCCTGCGCAGTCAGCACGCCATCGAGCTGTTGCACAATCAGCGCGTCTTCACGCTGGAGGATGTCGTCGAAGCGAAGCACAGCATGCGGATGCTCCTGGCCGACCGCGTGAAGGACGACCTGCTCAGCGCCGTACGGTCGACGACACCCCAGGGCGATGTTGCCGACGCCGCCGCGCTGCTCGAGCAATGGGACAATACGGCTTCGGCATCGTCGCGCGGCAGCGTACTGTTCGAAACGTGGTGGGACCGCTATGTCGAGCTGATGCGGGGCCGGGACCTCCATGCCGTCGAGTGGGATGAGGCCGAGCCGGTGACGACGCCGCGCGGCCTCGCCGACGCGACACGTGCGGCCGAAGCATTCGCCTGGGCGGTACCGGAGACGGCACGCCGCTTCGGGAGCTGGGATGTGGCATGGGGCGACGTGCATCGCGTGCGGCGCGGCGACGTCGATGCGCCGGTGGGCGGCTGTGCGGGTGCACTGGGCTGCTTTCGCGTGCTGAACTTCACGACCGCCGATGACGGGCGTCGGGTCGTGAACGGCGGCGATGGCTGGGTGCTGGCGGTGGAATTCGACGACGAGCCACGCGCATACTCCATCCTGGCCTACGGCCAGAGCCCGGATCCGGCGTCGCCGTATCACGACGACCAGGCAGCGCTGTTCGCGTCCAACCGGATGAAGCGTGTATTGTGGTCCGAGGCGGACATCGAGCGCGGCACCGTGCTGCGTTACCGACCGGGTGGTGAACTGCGGTGA
- a CDS encoding calcium/sodium antiporter produces MTIAILLLAGAALLVLGAELLVRGATLIAAAAGIRPLIIGLTVVAFGTSAPELAVSLGATWGGEPDIAVGNVVGSNIFNVLFILGLSALIVPLAVQRQVIRFELPIMLGVSLLLLLVAYDGVIGRLDGLLLFSGLLAYLFYLARSGGAPVPAPGLVPEPGSTEVIVLGGARSIATAALLALLGLVLLVAGSRFFVNGAVGLAVLLGVSQTVIGLTIIAAGTSLPELATSVLAGLRGERDIAVGNVVGSNIFNILAILGVCGLLAPDGIGVDPAILRFDIPVMIAVAVATLPVFFTGFRIGRLEGLLFLAFYLAYTAFLVLQATEHDALEAFSGGMLMFVLPLTAIGLALSVLQARRRRED; encoded by the coding sequence TTGACCATCGCAATTCTGCTGCTGGCGGGCGCTGCACTGCTGGTGCTGGGTGCCGAGCTGCTCGTGCGCGGAGCCACGCTGATTGCCGCGGCCGCCGGAATACGACCGCTGATCATCGGCCTGACCGTCGTCGCCTTCGGCACGAGCGCCCCGGAGCTCGCGGTCAGCCTCGGCGCGACGTGGGGCGGCGAGCCCGATATCGCGGTCGGCAATGTCGTCGGGAGCAACATTTTCAACGTACTGTTCATCCTCGGCCTGTCGGCGCTGATCGTGCCGCTCGCCGTACAGCGGCAGGTGATCCGTTTCGAGCTGCCCATCATGCTCGGCGTATCTCTCCTGCTCCTGCTCGTTGCTTACGACGGCGTGATCGGGCGTCTGGATGGACTCCTGCTGTTCAGTGGACTCCTGGCCTATCTGTTCTACCTCGCGCGCAGCGGCGGCGCGCCGGTGCCGGCGCCCGGCCTCGTCCCGGAGCCGGGAAGCACGGAGGTCATCGTGCTGGGCGGAGCACGCAGCATAGCCACGGCCGCACTGCTGGCTCTCCTGGGGCTGGTGCTGCTCGTAGCGGGCTCGCGGTTCTTCGTGAATGGCGCCGTCGGCCTGGCCGTGCTGCTTGGTGTGAGTCAGACAGTGATCGGTCTCACCATCATCGCGGCCGGCACGTCGCTGCCGGAGCTCGCTACATCGGTTCTCGCCGGCCTGCGCGGCGAGCGCGACATCGCGGTCGGCAATGTGGTCGGGAGCAATATCTTCAACATTCTCGCGATCCTCGGGGTGTGCGGCCTGCTGGCACCCGATGGTATCGGCGTGGATCCCGCCATCCTGCGGTTCGACATACCCGTTATGATCGCGGTTGCTGTCGCCACGCTGCCCGTCTTCTTCACCGGGTTCCGCATCGGCCGCCTCGAAGGACTGCTGTTCCTCGCGTTCTACCTGGCGTACACCGCGTTCCTGGTGCTGCAGGCGACCGAGCACGATGCGCTGGAAGCGTTCAGTGGCGGGATGCTGATGTTCGTGCTGCCGCTGACCGCAATCGGGCTGGCGCTCAGCGTGCTCCAGGCGCGGCGTCGTCGCGAGGACTAG
- a CDS encoding amidohydrolase yields MTPPPLHLARMLTCAALLVHAAPQTAAAQSPDLPRLVDEVTAEVEANRKLTQVIVDKLFSFSELGFHEVETNRYLTTLLRDNGFSVEEGVSGIPTAWWATWGSGEPVIAFGSDIDGIPKSSQKPGVAYHDPLVEGAPGHGEGHNSGQAVNITAALALKKIMERERIPGTIVLWPGVAEELVASKAWFVRDGRFADVDAVFFTHVGNDLGVTWGDANGTGLVSVEFTFSGEAAHSAGAPWRGRSALDAVELMNIGWNFRREHLEPNQRSHYIVSDGGDQPNVVPSRASVWYYIREIEYPDIKRNFDIAVRIADGAATMTDTEVSHRILGTAWPRHFNRVIAETMHEHIRAVGLPEWSEADQTLARAVQKEVGANERGLNSEPPDSLRAPPRQRSSGGSDDIGDISWVVPTVTLRFPSNIPGLPGHHWSNAIAMATPIAHKGATAGAKVMARTALEFFLTPRLVEESWTYFRDVQTKDMKYTPFITADDPPPVWLNTRIMQDFKPRLAEFYYDETRFGTYLEQLGITYPTVRN; encoded by the coding sequence ATGACGCCCCCGCCCCTGCATCTTGCACGCATGCTGACCTGTGCCGCGCTGCTCGTGCATGCAGCGCCGCAGACTGCCGCCGCGCAGTCGCCCGACCTGCCACGTCTCGTTGACGAAGTCACGGCGGAGGTCGAGGCGAACAGGAAACTGACGCAGGTGATCGTCGACAAGCTGTTCAGCTTTTCCGAGCTCGGCTTCCACGAGGTCGAAACGAATCGCTATCTGACCACACTGCTTCGTGACAACGGCTTCAGCGTCGAGGAAGGCGTCTCGGGCATACCGACGGCGTGGTGGGCGACGTGGGGCTCCGGCGAGCCGGTCATTGCGTTCGGGAGTGATATCGACGGCATCCCGAAGTCGAGCCAGAAGCCCGGCGTCGCGTATCACGATCCACTCGTCGAGGGCGCTCCGGGTCATGGCGAGGGTCACAACTCGGGACAGGCCGTCAACATCACGGCCGCGCTCGCACTCAAGAAGATCATGGAGCGCGAGCGGATCCCCGGCACGATCGTGCTGTGGCCGGGAGTGGCCGAGGAGCTGGTAGCGAGCAAGGCGTGGTTCGTCCGTGACGGCCGGTTCGCAGACGTGGACGCCGTGTTCTTCACGCACGTGGGCAACGACCTCGGCGTGACGTGGGGCGATGCGAATGGCACCGGCCTCGTGTCGGTGGAGTTCACGTTCTCCGGCGAAGCGGCGCACTCGGCGGGCGCACCCTGGCGCGGCCGCAGTGCGCTCGATGCGGTGGAGCTGATGAACATCGGCTGGAACTTCCGGCGCGAGCACCTGGAGCCGAATCAGCGCTCACACTACATCGTGAGCGACGGCGGCGACCAGCCGAACGTGGTACCGTCGCGCGCCTCGGTCTGGTACTACATCCGCGAGATCGAGTACCCTGACATCAAGCGTAACTTCGACATCGCGGTGCGCATCGCGGATGGGGCCGCGACGATGACCGACACCGAGGTGAGCCACCGTATCCTCGGCACGGCGTGGCCGCGTCACTTCAACAGGGTCATTGCCGAGACGATGCACGAGCACATCCGCGCCGTCGGCCTGCCGGAATGGAGCGAGGCCGATCAGACGCTGGCGCGTGCAGTGCAGAAGGAAGTTGGAGCGAACGAGCGCGGCCTGAACAGCGAGCCGCCCGACTCGCTGCGCGCACCGCCGCGCCAGCGCAGCAGCGGCGGGTCCGACGACATCGGCGACATCTCGTGGGTGGTGCCGACAGTGACGCTGCGCTTCCCGTCGAACATCCCGGGACTACCGGGCCACCACTGGTCGAACGCGATCGCGATGGCAACGCCGATCGCACACAAGGGCGCGACGGCCGGCGCAAAGGTGATGGCGCGCACCGCGCTCGAGTTCTTCCTGACACCGCGGCTGGTCGAGGAGTCCTGGACCTATTTCCGCGACGTGCAGACGAAAGACATGAAGTACACCCCGTTCATCACGGCGGACGATCCGCCGCCCGTATGGCTCAACACCCGCATCATGCAGGACTTCAAGCCGCGGCTCGCGGAGTTCTATTATGATGAGACCAGGTTCGGCACCTACCTGGAGCAGCTCGGCATCACGTACCCCACCGTGAGGAACTGA
- a CDS encoding c-type cytochrome — protein sequence MNAPVHRAAVRAVAILSLSACAGGAALPELTPAVAGDTAGLVERGEYIIRSVAVCGHCHAADPADPDGPLSGGLAFRNWRLGTVRAANLTPDPVTGLGGWTDAEIVRAVRNGVDDDGRVLAPVMPYAWLSGMSERDALAAARYLRTLRPVRNAVRQDHNLIYAIGDVLFLGPARSLRPIAPPRAASAEYGEYLALHVALCADCHTPRRGLRNEHDMEWLFAGNADPPDGFPANPSNITPEYSTGIGAWNEEDFLRTLRTGVTPDGRELHPFMPWRQYGRMTDDDLRAIYRYLRTVRPIVHSVPER from the coding sequence GTGAATGCACCTGTCCACCGCGCCGCCGTCCGCGCTGTCGCCATCCTGAGTCTGTCTGCCTGCGCCGGCGGTGCCGCACTCCCCGAGCTGACGCCCGCCGTGGCCGGCGACACGGCCGGTCTCGTGGAACGCGGTGAATACATCATCCGGAGCGTCGCGGTCTGCGGCCACTGCCATGCCGCCGATCCCGCAGATCCGGACGGTCCGCTGAGCGGCGGCCTCGCATTCCGTAACTGGCGACTCGGCACGGTGCGGGCGGCCAACCTGACGCCTGACCCGGTGACCGGCCTGGGCGGCTGGACGGACGCGGAGATCGTCAGGGCCGTGCGTAACGGTGTGGATGACGACGGCCGCGTGCTCGCGCCCGTCATGCCGTACGCGTGGCTGAGCGGGATGTCGGAACGCGACGCGCTGGCGGCAGCCCGCTATCTCAGGACGCTGCGGCCCGTTCGCAATGCCGTAAGACAGGACCACAATCTGATCTATGCCATCGGCGATGTGCTGTTCCTCGGCCCGGCGCGGTCCCTGCGCCCGATCGCGCCGCCACGCGCCGCCAGTGCCGAATACGGCGAGTACCTCGCCCTGCACGTCGCGCTCTGTGCCGACTGCCATACTCCCCGGCGCGGGCTGCGCAACGAGCACGACATGGAATGGCTGTTCGCGGGTAATGCGGACCCGCCGGATGGATTCCCGGCCAATCCATCGAACATCACGCCGGAATACTCGACGGGCATCGGCGCGTGGAACGAGGAGGACTTTCTGCGCACGCTCCGCACAGGAGTGACGCCGGACGGTCGTGAGCTGCATCCGTTCATGCCGTGGCGGCAGTACGGTCGCATGACCGACGACGACCTGCGCGCGATCTATCGCTACCTCCGCACCGTGCGCCCGATCGTCCACAGCGTTCCGGAAAGGTAG
- a CDS encoding ABC transporter permease yields MRTLRLTLRTLFKSPFVTTVAILSLALGIGANAAIFSLFDQILLSPLPVQEPERLVNLSSPGPKPGSQSCNQAGDCDVVFSYAMFRDLEAGETAFSGVAAHRLFGANVAYNGITLNGQAMMVSGSYFPVLGLRPAQGRLIGPADDETIGAHPVAVVSHRFWQGRLGGDPGIVGQTIVVNGQSLNVIGVAPAGFDGTTLGARPMVFVPITMRTAMNPGWAGFDNRQNYWAYLFARLKPGATIERATAAVNAVYAPIINDVEAPLQEGMSDATMAQFRAKEVGLEEGSRGQSSTHTEARTPLLMLLGTAAIVLLIACANIANLLLARGANRGMEMAVRLSLGANRRQVLTQLLTESVVLGVLGGIAGLIVAHWTLAGIAALLPPEAADSLDLRLDGTVVLFAAVLAISTGLLFGLFPALHSTRSDLVTTIRANAGNLTVTRGAARFRATLVTTQIALSMALLITAGLFLRSLTNVARVDLGLTVENVITFGIAPQLNGYEPERAKQLFQRVEEELAALPGVTGVTSSLVPILSGDNWGSDVNVEGFERGPDTDANARFNMIGPEYFATLGVPILAGREFTASDNESGADVVIVNEAFAKKFNLGRDVVGKRMASGGDEELNMEIVGLVRDAKYSEVKDDVPPLFFTPWRQTERVGGLAFYVRTGIDPDEIMRAIPGVIARLDPNLPIHDFKSMPQQVRENVFMDRMIGTMSATFAALATLLAAIGLYGVLAYTVARRTREIGVRMALGADRRSVQLMVLRQVGVMLLVGGVIGIAGALALGRGAGSLLYGVNDRDPVIFVGAAILLSLFALAAGYIPALRASRVDPLHALRYE; encoded by the coding sequence ATGCGCACCCTGCGACTGACACTTCGTACGCTGTTCAAATCGCCATTCGTCACGACCGTGGCGATCCTGTCCCTCGCCTTGGGGATCGGCGCGAACGCGGCCATCTTCTCGCTGTTCGACCAGATCCTGCTGAGCCCTCTGCCGGTGCAGGAGCCCGAACGGCTGGTGAACCTGTCGTCACCGGGCCCGAAGCCAGGCTCGCAGTCCTGCAATCAGGCCGGCGACTGCGACGTGGTCTTCAGCTATGCGATGTTCCGGGACCTGGAGGCGGGCGAAACCGCGTTCAGCGGGGTCGCGGCACACCGTCTGTTCGGCGCGAACGTCGCCTATAACGGGATCACGCTCAACGGCCAGGCCATGATGGTCTCCGGCTCCTATTTCCCGGTGCTTGGCCTGCGGCCGGCTCAGGGGCGGCTGATCGGGCCCGCGGACGATGAAACGATCGGCGCGCACCCGGTGGCCGTCGTGTCGCACCGGTTCTGGCAGGGCAGGCTCGGCGGGGACCCCGGGATCGTGGGACAGACGATCGTCGTGAACGGCCAGTCGCTAAATGTGATCGGTGTCGCGCCGGCCGGGTTCGATGGCACCACGCTCGGCGCGCGGCCCATGGTGTTCGTGCCGATCACGATGCGGACGGCGATGAATCCGGGGTGGGCGGGCTTCGACAACCGTCAGAACTACTGGGCCTACCTGTTCGCGCGGCTGAAGCCCGGCGCGACCATTGAGCGGGCGACTGCCGCAGTGAACGCGGTGTACGCACCCATCATCAATGACGTGGAGGCGCCGCTCCAGGAGGGCATGAGCGACGCCACAATGGCGCAGTTCCGTGCCAAGGAGGTAGGTCTCGAGGAAGGCAGTCGCGGACAGAGCTCGACGCACACCGAGGCGCGCACGCCGCTGCTGATGCTGCTCGGGACGGCGGCCATCGTGCTGCTGATCGCGTGCGCGAACATTGCCAACCTGCTGCTCGCGCGTGGCGCGAACCGCGGTATGGAGATGGCCGTGCGGCTCTCGCTCGGGGCCAACCGCAGGCAGGTGCTCACACAGCTGCTCACCGAGTCCGTCGTGCTGGGCGTGCTTGGCGGTATTGCGGGTCTCATCGTGGCGCACTGGACTCTCGCAGGCATCGCCGCGCTGCTGCCGCCCGAGGCGGCCGACTCGCTCGATCTGCGGCTCGATGGAACGGTCGTACTGTTCGCGGCTGTACTGGCCATCTCGACAGGGCTCCTGTTCGGGCTGTTCCCCGCCCTGCACAGCACGCGCTCCGACCTCGTCACGACGATCCGTGCGAACGCCGGCAATCTCACGGTCACGCGCGGCGCCGCACGCTTCCGGGCGACTCTCGTGACCACGCAGATCGCGCTGTCGATGGCATTGCTCATCACGGCCGGCCTGTTCCTGCGCAGCCTCACGAACGTCGCCCGGGTCGACCTGGGCCTCACCGTCGAGAACGTCATCACGTTCGGCATTGCACCTCAGCTGAACGGCTACGAGCCCGAGCGCGCGAAGCAGCTCTTCCAGCGCGTCGAGGAGGAGCTGGCCGCACTTCCTGGCGTGACCGGCGTCACGTCGTCGCTCGTGCCCATCCTCTCCGGCGACAACTGGGGCAGCGACGTCAACGTCGAGGGCTTCGAGCGCGGGCCTGACACCGATGCAAACGCGCGCTTCAACATGATCGGACCGGAGTACTTCGCAACGCTCGGCGTGCCGATCCTGGCCGGCCGCGAGTTCACGGCGTCCGACAACGAGAGCGGTGCCGACGTGGTGATCGTGAACGAGGCTTTCGCGAAGAAGTTCAATCTCGGCCGCGATGTGGTCGGCAAGCGTATGGCCTCGGGCGGTGACGAGGAGCTGAACATGGAGATCGTCGGACTCGTCAGGGATGCGAAGTACAGCGAGGTGAAGGACGACGTGCCGCCGTTGTTCTTCACGCCGTGGCGGCAGACGGAGCGGGTCGGCGGTCTGGCGTTCTACGTACGTACCGGCATCGATCCCGACGAGATCATGCGCGCCATCCCGGGCGTGATCGCGCGCCTCGATCCGAACCTGCCGATCCATGACTTCAAGTCGATGCCGCAGCAGGTGCGGGAGAACGTGTTCATGGACCGCATGATCGGAACCATGTCAGCCACGTTCGCCGCGCTGGCTACGCTCCTCGCCGCGATCGGACTGTACGGCGTGCTGGCCTACACGGTGGCGCGTCGCACCCGCGAGATCGGCGTGCGCATGGCGCTCGGCGCCGATCGCCGCAGCGTCCAGCTGATGGTGTTGCGCCAGGTCGGCGTCATGCTGCTCGTCGGCGGCGTCATCGGCATTGCCGGTGCCCTCGCGCTCGGACGCGGGGCCGGCTCGTTGCTCTACGGCGTGAACGACCGCGACCCGGTCATCTTCGTCGGCGCGGCCATTCTCCTGTCGCTGTTCGCTCTTGCGGCCGGCTACATCCCTGCGCTGCGCGCGTCACGCGTCGATCCGCTGCACGCGCTGCGTTACGAGTGA
- a CDS encoding immunoglobulin-like domain-containing protein — translation MRTLLSSTIVLMLACSSSIQSGPDAAGISLTAAPTPAMAGDSVTLTLDNSTDGQIGYNLCASSLEQQTASGWEVVPSDVVCTMELRTLEAGSEVEYRTHLPAELAEGQYRYRTNVEIMSTGDYRSVTSNAFRVNT, via the coding sequence ATGCGTACACTGCTGTCGTCCACGATCGTCCTGATGCTCGCATGCAGCTCATCCATTCAGTCCGGTCCGGATGCCGCCGGTATCAGTCTGACGGCGGCGCCGACACCTGCCATGGCCGGCGATTCCGTCACGCTGACGCTCGACAACAGTACGGATGGCCAGATCGGCTACAACCTGTGCGCCAGCTCGCTCGAGCAGCAGACGGCGTCGGGCTGGGAAGTGGTGCCGTCGGATGTCGTATGCACGATGGAGCTCCGCACGCTGGAGGCCGGCAGCGAGGTCGAGTACCGCACGCACCTGCCTGCAGAGCTCGCCGAGGGACAGTACCGGTACCGCACGAATGTCGAGATCATGTCGACGGGCGACTATCGCAGCGTGACGAGCAACGCGTTCAGGGTCAATACGTGA
- a CDS encoding sensory rhodopsin transducer: MKNIGHRVWAIAEGYIPASSTGPAPEMTSHETACILNASDQDARIRMMLYFEDRDPVGPYEVTVAARRTLHLRFNSLEVPETVPRATPFASIIESDVPIVVQHTRLDSRQSENALMTTMAFPA; this comes from the coding sequence ATGAAGAACATCGGACACCGGGTGTGGGCGATCGCGGAAGGGTACATCCCCGCCAGCAGCACCGGGCCCGCGCCCGAGATGACCAGCCATGAGACGGCATGCATTCTGAACGCCTCGGACCAGGATGCGCGGATCCGCATGATGCTGTATTTCGAGGATCGCGACCCGGTGGGGCCGTATGAGGTGACTGTCGCCGCGCGCCGTACGCTGCATCTGCGCTTCAACAGCCTCGAGGTGCCCGAGACCGTACCGCGGGCGACGCCGTTCGCCAGCATCATCGAATCGGACGTGCCGATCGTGGTCCAGCACACGCGGCTCGATTCGCGACAGTCGGAGAACGCGCTGATGACGACAATGGCATTCCCCGCGTAG